The following coding sequences lie in one Fusarium poae strain DAOMC 252244 chromosome 1, whole genome shotgun sequence genomic window:
- a CDS encoding hypothetical protein (BUSCO:45953at5125) — MGSAETLPFWNYNIPEDQRTDECPEFLLITHEKDKGILSTPDEEYHISTWDEVREIIEANRLELFKRIPSELRRYKQFAFYLKKTYGSVANFLLEHRLGWTPPVKPRGAPFEFEDDYKILWNDAPYGIDPRIAHLVVWTKFDLEEDPATGDLTDKARKEIDDFVTRTFRAHVPEESVLWFRNWQGLQSVNAIQHLHVMLFNPDPDFVRKITKGDVPRAGMEVNK, encoded by the exons ATGGGCAGCGCAGAAACACTCCCTTTTTGGAACTACAATATCCCAGAAGATCAGAGAACAGATGAGTGTCCTGAATTTCTTCTCATTACACACGAAAAGGATAAGGGCATTCTCTCCACGCCAGACGAAGAATACCACATCTCAACATGGGACGAGGTCCGCGAAATCATCGAAGCAAACCGCCTAGAGCTCTTCAAGCGTATCCCTTCAGAGCTTCGCCGCTATAAGCAGTTTGCATTTTATCTCAAGAAAACCTACGGCAGTGTTGCCAACTTCCTCCTTGAGCATCGTCTTGGATGGACACCTCCTGTGAAGCCACGCGGAGCACCCTTTGAGTTTGAGGATGACTACAAGATCTTATGGAACGATGCTCCGTATGGAATAGACCCGAGAATCGCGCATCTTGTGGTCTGGACAAAGTTCGATCTGGAGGAGGACCCTGCAACAGGCGATTTGACGGACAAGGCGAGAAAAGAGATCGATGATTTCGTGACAAGAACGTTTCGAGCACATGTCCCAGAAGAAAGT GTTCTCTGGTTCAGAAACTGGCAGGGTCTGCAGTCAGTGAATGCCATCCAGCATCTACATGTGATGCTCTTCAACCCAGATCCCGACTTTGTTCGGAAAATTACAAAAGGCGATGTCCCCCGAGCAGGAATGGAAGTGAACAAGTGA
- a CDS encoding hypothetical protein (BUSCO:45935at5125), which produces MGKETPLVSSRRLSNAEGDPVAMVRVRNLQTTIQGPKDAWGRGSKQQPLLISAEVSLTHAFPSSSADDKVDSDTVHYGLLSKSILSTLEKLPKSALSLSDVLNRLWVDLTGFQYTGVKDPSAEQTKAFLQTSLIRRLSVSLVLPKASLMGSAIRLTGSCLFVDSAITARSLELGLEGIRVPTLIGVNSNERNAKQVVITNIKIDEYQTAHDNYAVIESIIVDAMSESSFETLEALAASLAFHIARELRTKRDDFYGEIIRIGLEKPTAVPLAEAACVELTVKTEDVKIEVSKTKDVRFDDTRNKVAGSGKS; this is translated from the exons ATGGGCAAAGAAACTCCTCTCGTCTCGTCGCGGCGGCTCTCCAACGCTGAGGGCGACCCAGTCGCTATGGTCCGCGTGCGAAACCTCCAGACAACAATACAAGGCCCAAAGGATGCCTGGGGTCGAGGTTCAAAGCAACAGCCTTTGCTTATATCTGCAGAGGTCTCACTGACACATGCGTTCCCCTCATCCTCCGCAGACGACAAGGTAGACTCTGACACGGTGCACTATGGTCTTCTGAGCAAGTCTATTCTCAGCACTTTGGAGAAGTTGCCAAAGTCAGCCTTGTCACTGAGTGACGTCTTGAACAGGCTCTGGGTCGACCTCACTGGTTTCCAGTATACCGGCGTGAAGGACCCTTCTGCTGAGCAGACAAAGGCTTTCCTCCAGACTAGCCTCATCCGACGTCTATCAGTCTCGCTAGTTCTCCCCAAGGCATCATTGATGGGAAGTGCCATCAGGCTCACTGGCTCGTGTCTCTTCGTTGACTCGGCCATTACGGCACGAAGCTTGGAATTGGGCTTGGAAGGAATCAGGGTGCCTACGCTCATCGGCGTCAACAGCAATGAGCGAAACGCCAAACAAGTTGTCATCACAAACATCAAGATCGATGAGTATCAGACAGCCCATGATAACTATGCCGTTATAGAGAGCATTATCGTCGAT GCCATGTCAGAATCCTCATTCGAAACTCTGGAGGCTTTGGCAGCTAGCCTTGCTTTCCACATTGCCAGGGAACTGAGGACCAAGCGAGATGACTTTTATGGAGAGATCATTCGCATTGGCCTTGAGAAGCCCACAGCTGTGCCACTTGCCGAAGCTGCTTGTGTTGAGTTAACAGTAAAGACTGAGGATGTCAAGATTGAGGTGTCAAAAACCAAGGATGTGAGGTTTGACGATACAAGGAACAAGGTTGCAGGTTCAGGCAAGTCGTAA